In Mytilus trossulus isolate FHL-02 chromosome 6, PNRI_Mtr1.1.1.hap1, whole genome shotgun sequence, a single window of DNA contains:
- the LOC134723691 gene encoding caveolin-1-like, translated as MPGSEIDLVERDPNGLNAHLGTLHFNDVFGEPDGVHSIDCVWKLSAKCFDCWKLLTYNLLTIFYGICIAAEWGCEFAYIAFWHIWIISPFMKIFEINCGLCQRIYASCVNCCIVPWCEACGAIFHAFKR; from the exons ATGCCTGGGAGTGAAATAGATCTGGTGGAAAGAGATCCGAATGGATTAAATGCTCATTTAGGT ACTTTGCATTTTAACGATGTGTTTGGTGAACCAGATGGAGTCCATAGTATTGATTGTGTGTGGAAATTATCTGCTAAATGTTTTGACTGCTGGAAGCTTCTAACCTACAACTTGTTGACAATATTTTATGGCATCTGTATTGCAGCTGAGTGGGGATGCGAGTTCGCCTATATTGCGTTCTGGCATATATGGATTATTTCACCGTTTatgaagatttttgaaattaactGCGGACTTTGTCAGAGAATATATGCTTCCTGCGTTAATTGTTGTATTGTACCATGGTGTGAGGCATGTGGTGCCATATTCCATGCATTCAAACGATAA